In Silurus meridionalis isolate SWU-2019-XX chromosome 28, ASM1480568v1, whole genome shotgun sequence, the genomic window GAAGGAGAAGTTGATGGTGGCACTGATGTACCATTTGTTGATGTTTGTAGTGTAATAGTTGTAGCTGATCCTGAAAGAAAAGTTGATGGAGGCTCTGAAGTATCACCTGTTGATGTTCGTGGTGTACTAGCGGTAGTTGATCCTGAAGAAGAAGTTGATGGTGGCTCTAATGTAGTATTGGCTGAAGTTTGTGGAGTGATATTTGTAGTTAATACAAAAGGAGAAGTTGATAGTGGTTCTGACATAATGCCTGTTGATGTTTCTGGGGTGACAGCAGTAGTTGATCCAGAAGGAGAAGTTGATTGCAGCTCAGATGTAACATTTGTTGATGTTTGTGAAATGATAGTTGCAGTCGATCCTGAAGGAGAAGTTGCTGATGGCTCTGATGTACCATTTGTTGATGTTTGGAGTGTAAGAGTTGTAGAAGATTCAAAAGTTGAGGATGATGGTggtttggagtgtgtggagcCTGATGATGTTTGCAGTGTGAATGTTGTAGTTGATCCTGACAAAAAAGTTGATGGTGGCTCTGATGTAGCATTTGTTAAAGTTTGTTCTGTGATAGCAGTAGCTGATCCGGAAGAAGTTGATGATGGTTCTGATTTAATTTCTGTTGATGCTTCTAGTGATCTAGATGTAGCTGCTCCTAAAGGAGATGTTAATGCTGGCTCTGATGTAATATCTGTTGATGTTTCCTGTGTAATAGCTGTAGTCAAACCTAGAGGATAACTAGATGTTGGCACTGATAAAACACTGGGTGAGGTTTCTAGTGTAATTTGTGCTGTTGATCCTGAAAGAGAATGAGATAGTGGCTCTGATGTAACTCCTGTTTCCTGTATAATAGCTGTAGTTAACAAGGATGGAGAAGTCAGAGGTAGTTCTGATGAAACAATGGTACTTGTTTTCAATATGACAGCTGTAGTTGTTTCTAAATAAGAGGTTGACAGTCGTTCTGATGTAACACCAGGTGATGTTTCTAGTGTAATAGCTGTAGTTGATTCTGTAGGAGAAATCAGTGGTAGTTCTGATGTAATAGTAGTATTTGTTTTTAGTGTGACAGCTGTAGTTGTTTCTAAAGAAGATTTTGACAGTGATTCTGATGTAATACCTGCTGATGTTTGGAGTGTGACAGCTGTTGTTGATTCTGAACGAGAAGTCGGTGGTAGTTCTGATGTAACACCTGTTGATGTTTCCAGTGTGAGAACTGTAGCTGTTTCTAAAGAAGAGGGTGATAGTGGTTCAGATGTAACACCTGTTGATGTTTGGAGTGTAACagctgtagttgattctgaagAAGTCACTGGTAGTTCTGATGTAAGACTGGGTGATGTTTCTAGTGTAGAAACTGTTGAACCTGAAGGAGAACTAGATCGTGGCTCTGATGTAACACCAACTGATGTTTCCAGTGTGAGAACAGTAGCTGTTTTTAAAGAAGATGGTGATAGTTGTTCTGATGTGACACTGGGCGATGTTTGATATGTAACAGGtgtagttgattctgaaggagaaGTCACTGGTAGTTCTGATGTGACACTGGGTGATGTTTGTAGTGGAATAACTGTTGATCCTAAAGCATAAGTAGACAGTGGCTCTGATGTAACACTAGCTGATGTTTTCTGTGTGACAATTGTAGCTGTTTCTGAAGAAGAAGCTGATAATGGTTCTAGTGTAACACCTGTTGATGTTTGGAGGGTGACAGCTGTAGTTGATTCTAAAGGAGAAGTCACTGTTGCTTCTGAAGGAGAAGTCACTGGTAGTTCTGATGTGGCACTGGGTGATGTTACTAGTGTAATAACTGTCGAGCCTGATGAAAATCTAGATAGTGGCTCTGATGTAACTTCAGCAGATGTTTCCTGTGTGACAACTGTAGCTGTTCCTAAAGAAGAGGTTGATGGTGGTTCTGATGTGGAACCTGTTGATGTTTGGAGCGTGACagctgtagttgattctgaaggagaaGTCACTGGTAGTTCTGATGTGACACTGGGTGATGTTTCTAGTGTAATAACTGTTGACCCTGAAGGATAACTTGATAGTGGCTCTGATGTAACACTAGCTGACGTTTCCAGTGTGGCAACTGTAGCTGTTTCTAATAAAGAAGTTGATGCTGGTTCTGATGTAACACCTGTTGATGTTTGAAGTGTGACagctgtagttgattctgaaggagaaGTCACTGTTGCTTCTGAAGAAGTCACTGCTAGTTCTGATATGACACTGGGGGATGTTTCCAGTGTGACAATTGTAGATGTTTCTAATGAAGAAGTTGATAGTGGTTCTGATGTAACACCTGTTGATGTTTGGAGTGTGACAGCTGTAGTTGATTTTGAAGGAGAAATCATTGGTAGTTCTGACGTGACACTGGGTGATGTTTCTAGTGTAATAACTGTTGACCCTGAAGGATAACTTGATAGTGGCTCTGAGGTAACACTAGCTGAAGTTTCCAGTGTGGCAACTGTAGCTGTTTCTGAAGAAGAGGTTGATGGTGGTTCTGATGTAACACCTGTTGATGTTTGGAGTGTGAAagctgtagttgattctgaaggagaaGCCACTGGTAGTTCTGATGTAAGACTAGCTGATGTTTCCAGTGTGACAACTGAAGCTGTTTCTAGATAAGAAGTTGATAGTGGTTCTGATGTAACACCTGTTGATGTTTGGAGTGTGACagctgtagttgattctgaaggagaaGCCACTGGTAGTTCTGATGTGACACTGGGTGAGGTTTCTAGTGTAAGAACTGTTGAGCCTGACGAAAAACTAGACAGTGGCTCTGATGTTACAGTAGCTGATGTTTCCTGTGTGACAACTGTAGCTGTTTCTAAAGAAGAGGTTGATGGTGGTTCTGATGTGGAACCTGTTGATGTTTGGAGCGTGACagctgtagttgattctgaaggagaaGAGACTGGTAGGTCTGATGTGACACTGGGTGAGGTTTCTAGTGTAATTACTGTTGACCCAGAAGAATAACTTAATAGTGGCTCTGATGTAACACTAGCTGACGTTTTCAGTGAGGCAACTGTAGCTGTTTCTAACGAAAAGGTTGATGGTGGTTCTGATGTAACACCTGTTGATGTTTGGAGTGTAACagctgtagttgattctgaaTGAGAAGTCACTGTTGCTTCTGAAGAAGTCACTGGTAGTTCTGATGTGACACTGGGTGATGTTTCTAGTGTAATAACTGTTAAGCCTGACGAAAAACTAGATAGTGGCTCTGATGTTACAGTAGCTGATGTTTCCTGTGTGACAACTGTAGCTGTTTCTAAAGAAGAGGTTGATGGTAGTTCTGATGTGAAACCTGTTGATGTTTGGAGTGTGACagctgtagttgattctgaaggagaaGCCACTGGTAGTTCTGATATAACACTAGCTGATGTTTCCAGTGTGACAATTGTAGATGTTTTTAATGAAGAAGTTGATAGTGGTTCTGATGTAACACCTGTTGATGTTTGGAGTGTGACagctgtagttgattctgaaggagaaATCACTGGTAGTTCTGACATGACACTGGGTGATGTTTCTAGTGTAATAACTGTTGACCCTGAAGGATAACTTGATAGTGGCTCTGAGGTAACACTAGCTGAAGTTTCCAGTGTGGCAACTGTAGCTGTTTCTAAAGAAGAGGTTGATGGTGGTTCTGATGTAACACCTGTTGATGTTTGGAGTGTGACATctgtagttgattctgaaggagaaGCCACCGGTAGTTCTGAT contains:
- the LOC124381421 gene encoding mucin-2-like isoform X2, with amino-acid sequence MSSSSESTTAVLLETSTGVTSEPISTSSLETATVVVLETSASLTSELPVASPSESTTAVTLQTSTDVTSEPPSTSSSETATVATLETSASVTSEPLSSYPSGSTVITLETSPSVTSELTMSSSSESTTAVRLQTSTGSTSEPPSTSSLETATVVTQETSATVTSEPLSSFSSGSTVITLETSPSVTSELPVTSPSELTTAVLLETSTGVTLEPISTSSLETATVVVLETSASLTSELPVASPSESTTDVTLQTSTGVTSEPPSTSSLETATVATLETSASVTSEPLSSYPSGSTVITLETSPSVMSELPVISPSESTTAVTLQTSTGVTSEPLSTSSLKTSTIVTLETSASVISELPVASPSESTTAVTLQTSTGFTSELPSTSSLETATVVTQETSATVTSEPLSSFSSGLTVITLETSPSVTSELPVTSSEATVTSHSESTTAVTLQTSTGVTSEPPSTFSLETATVASLKTSASVTSEPLLSYSSGSTVITLETSPSVTSDLPVSSPSESTTAVTLQTSTGSTSEPPSTSSLETATVVTQETSATVTSEPLSSFSSGSTVLTLETSPSVTSELPVASPSESTTAVTLQTSTGVTSEPLSTSYLETASVVTLETSASLTSELPVASPSESTTAFTLQTSTGVTSEPPSTSSSETATVATLETSASVTSEPLSSYPSGSTVITLETSPSVTSELPMISPSKSTTAVTLQTSTGVTSEPLSTSSLETSTIVTLETSPSVISELAVTSSEATVTSPSESTTAVTLQTSTGVTSEPASTSLLETATVATLETSASVTSEPLSSYPSGSTVITLETSPSVTSELPVTSPSESTTAVTLQTSTGSTSEPPSTSSLGTATVVTQETSAEVTSEPLSRFSSGSTVITLVTSPSATSELPVTSPSEATVTSPLESTTAVTLQTSTGVTLEPLSASSSETATIVTQKTSASVTSEPLSTYALGSTVIPLQTSPSVTSELPVTSPSESTTPVTYQTSPSVTSEQLSPSSLKTATVLTLETSVGVTSEPRSSSPSGSTVSTLETSPSLTSELPVTSSESTTAVTLQTSTGVTSEPLSPSSLETATVLTLETSTGVTSELPPTSRSESTTAVTLQTSAGITSESLSKSSLETTTAVTLKTNTTITSELPLISPTESTTAITLETSPGVTSERLSTSYLETTTAVILKTSTIVSSELPLTSPSLLTTAIIQETGVTSEPLSHSLSGSTAQITLETSPSVLSVPTSSYPLGLTTAITQETSTDITSEPALTSPLGAATSRSLEASTEIKSEPSSTSSGSATAITEQTLTNATSEPPSTFLSGSTTTFTLQTSSGSTHSKPPSSSTFESSTTLTLQTSTNGTSEPSATSPSGSTATIISQTSTNVTSELQSTSPSGSTTAVTPETSTGIMSEPLSTSPFVLTTNITPQTSANTTLEPPSTSSSGSTTASTPRTSTGDTSEPPSTFLSGSATTITLQTSTNGTSVPPSTSPSELTTIITPQTSTNGTSETPSTSASGSTTTITPQTSTNVTSELQSTSPAVSTTAITPQTSTGITSEPSPNSPSVLTTNITPKTSANTTLEPLSTSPSESTTASTPRTSTGVTSEPPSTSPSGSTSTITIQAVTNGTSEPPSTSLSRSTTNITPQTSTNGTSAPPSTSASGSSTTITPQTLTNGTSEPQSTSVLRSTATIIPQTSTNVTSELQSSSSGSTTAITPQTPTGIMSEPPSTSPLPLTTNITSTPQASTNGTTEPPSTSLSELTTTITIQAATNGTSEPRTSLSRSTTNIVIQTSTNGTTEPPSTSASGSTTSITPQTSTNGSTADITQKTSTNVTTESISSIPSNSTTAMTPSTSTGTPFSFSSSSSTSTTQNTTVATSQPMSSSKITTGVSMTVGGTDIRNISFTTNETFNTALLDTSSSASTARENLVKTKLEPILKKEYDNFNYLTVIRCRPGSTITDMNFYFTYRADFPSNEQIIQTINMADTGFVMTDVFVTVFNTTLTTTTSTPMTTATVTSTISTTTITTTSTITPTMNTTTLYPTTSSTTTTIIPQSITTTNSPSAQPTTTSPTTNITTTMLQLTNSTTTRITPLTTTTQQLTTTTTTTTVPQPTISTTKHQQPPPPQQYRDKQPLLPPPQFDSQQPPQPPQHHIYQSLSLYYNTTTNNHHNNINTNHHHNTTTTN
- the LOC124381421 gene encoding uncharacterized threonine-rich GPI-anchored glycoprotein PJ4664.02-like isoform X1, whose protein sequence is MSSSSESTTAVLLETSTGVTSEPISTSSLETATVVVLETSASLTSELPVASPSESTTAVTLQTSTDVTSEPPSTSSSETATVATLETSASVTSEPLSSYPSGSTVITLETSPSVTSELTMSSSSESTTAVRLQTSTGSTSEPPSTSSLETATVVTQETSATVTSEPLSSFSSGSTVITLETSPSVTSELPVTSPSELTTAVLLETSTGVTLEPISTSSLETATVVVLETSASLTSELPVASPSESTTDVTLQTSTGVTSEPPSTSSLETATVATLETSASVTSEPLSSYPSGSTVITLETSPSVMSELPVISPSESTTAVTLQTSTGVTSEPLSTSSLKTSTIVTLETSASVISELPVASPSESTTAVTLQTSTGFTSELPSTSSLETATVVTQETSATVTSEPLSSFSSGLTVITLETSPSVTSELPVTSSEATVTSHSESTTAVTLQTSTGVTSEPPSTFSLETATVASLKTSASVTSEPLLSYSSGSTVITLETSPSVTSDLPVSSPSESTTAVTLQTSTGSTSEPPSTSSLETATVVTQETSATVTSEPLSSFSSGSTVLTLETSPSVTSELPVASPSESTTAVTLQTSTGVTSEPLSTSYLETASVVTLETSASLTSELPVASPSESTTAFTLQTSTGVTSEPPSTSSSETATVATLETSASVTSEPLSSYPSGSTVITLETSPSVTSELPMISPSKSTTAVTLQTSTGVTSEPLSTSSLETSTIVTLETSPSVISELAVTSSEATVTSPSESTTAVTLQTSTGVTSEPASTSLLETATVATLETSASVTSEPLSSYPSGSTVITLETSPSVTSELPVTSPSESTTAVTLQTSTGSTSEPPSTSSLGTATVVTQETSAEVTSEPLSRFSSGSTVITLVTSPSATSELPVTSPSEATVTSPLESTTAVTLQTSTGVTLEPLSASSSETATIVTQKTSASVTSEPLSTYALGSTVIPLQTSPSVTSELPVTSPSESTTPVTYQTSPSVTSEQLSPSSLKTATVLTLETSVGVTSEPRSSSPSGSTVSTLETSPSLTSELPVTSSESTTAVTLQTSTGVTSEPLSPSSLETATVLTLETSTGVTSELPPTSRSESTTAVTLQTSAGITSESLSKSSLETTTAVTLKTNTTITSELPLISPTESTTAITLETSPGVTSERLSTSYLETTTAVILKTSTIVSSELPLTSPSLLTTAIIQETGVTSEPLSHSLSGSTAQITLETSPSVLSVPTSSYPLGLTTAITQETSTDITSEPALTSPLGAATSRSLEASTEIKSEPSSTSSGSATAITEQTLTNATSEPPSTFLSGSTTTFTLQTSSGSTHSKPPSSSTFESSTTLTLQTSTNGTSEPSATSPSGSTATIISQTSTNVTSELQSTSPSGSTTAVTPETSTGIMSEPLSTSPFVLTTNITPQTSANTTLEPPSTSSSGSTTASTPRTSTGDTSEPPSTFLSGSATTITLQTSTNGTSVPPSTSPSELTTIITPQTSTNGTSETPSTSASGSTTTITPQTSTNVTSELQSTSPAVSTTAITPQTSTGITSEPSPNSPSVLTTNITPKTSANTTLEPLSTSPSESTTASTPRTSTGVTSEPPSTSPSGSTSTITIQAVTNGTSEPPSTSLSRSTTNITPQTSTNGTSAPPSTSASGSSTTITPQTLTNGTSEPQSTSVLRSTATIIPQTSTNVTSELQSSSSGSTTAITPQTPTGIMSEPPSTSPLPLTTNITSTPQASTNGTTEPPSTSLSELTTTITIQAATNGTSEPRTSLSRSTTNIVIQTSTNGTTEPPSTSASGSTTSITPQTSTNGTTEPQSTTSSGSNATIAVLTSTGVTLGSTADITQKTSTNVTTESISSIPSNSTTAMTPSTSTGTPFSFSSSSSTSTTQNTTVATSQPMSSSKITTGVSMTVGGTDIRNISFTTNETFNTALLDTSSSASTARENLVKTKLEPILKKEYDNFNYLTVIRCRPGSTITDMNFYFTYRADFPSNEQIIQTINMADTGFVMTDVFVTVFNTTLTTTTSTPMTTATVTSTISTTTITTTSTITPTMNTTTLYPTTSSTTTTIIPQSITTTNSPSAQPTTTSPTTNITTTMLQLTNSTTTRITPLTTTTQQLTTTTTTTTVPQPTISTTKHQQPPPPQQYRDKQPLLPPPQFDSQQPPQPPQHHIYQSLSLYYNTTTNNHHNNINTNHHHNTTTTN